In Ostrea edulis chromosome 4, xbOstEdul1.1, whole genome shotgun sequence, a single window of DNA contains:
- the LOC125669804 gene encoding transcription elongation factor A N-terminal and central domain-containing protein 2-like codes for MDKFVVRKKRDNGIDKPLEKERKCLKQATIDSLKGVVVVEEIRRAKAILKQSTTTVDQMLECLSDLEKKIPPRKILLETKIGNVINKLRKHDNEEVRQHARRVYVKWKTHFVEHRDRPQIEVQCDLKTEKTRKAGRKFISEALAVPTDRGLPEIIEREVFLINNRFLSGHYKKTMRNMWFKLKNDQTVKDQVLSSSLSVKEFVQMCSPSTTAVS; via the exons ATGGACAAGTTTGTTGTGAGAAAAAAGAGGGATAATGGAATTGATAAACCcttagagaaagagagaaaatgtTTGAAACAAGCAACCATTGATTCTTTAAAG GGAGTTGTTGTTGTTGAGGAGATTAGGAGAGCCAAGGCGATTCTAAAACAGTCCACCACAACAGTTGATCAGATGTTAGAATGCTTATCAGATCTGGAGAAAAAGATACCCCCAAGGAAAATCCTACTGGAGACAAAAATAG GAAATGTTATCAATAAATTGAGAAAACATGATAATGAAGAGGTGCGTCAACATGCCAGACGAGTGTATGTCAAATGGAAAACTCACTTTGTGGAACACCGAGATAGGCCACAGATAGAGGTTCAATGTGATCTCAAGACAGAGAAAACGCGGAAAGCCGGGAGGAAGTTCATATCCGAGGCATTAGCG GTGCCTACTGATAGGGGATTGCCAGAGATCATTGAGAGAGAAGTATTTTTAATCAACAACAGATTTCTCAGTGGCCATTATAAGAAAACTATGAGGAACATGTGGTTCAAACTGAAAAATGATCAGACTGTCAAAGACCAAGTGTTAAGTTCGTCTTTGTCTGTGAAGGAATTTGTACAGATGTGCTCACCATCAACGACTGCAGTGTCATGA